Proteins co-encoded in one Acidobacteriota bacterium genomic window:
- a CDS encoding recombinase family protein has protein sequence MAVYGYTRVSTVRMAEEGESLGAQQRRLEGYAMMQGMQVDKMFVERGVSGSTLMQARPQGAKLLSILKPGDVVITPKLDRMFRSALDALDVLAKLKDAGVSLHMIDLGGDVTGNGISKLVFTILSAVAEAERDRIRERIRDVKADQKKRNRYLGGTVPFGWALGDDGELVKDDAQQAAIRRMKALHIKGESLRAISAALADDGFTVSHAGVKNILDAGGELATAKRR, from the coding sequence ATGGCGGTCTATGGGTACACCAGAGTTTCGACGGTACGGATGGCTGAAGAGGGAGAGAGCTTAGGGGCGCAGCAACGCCGTTTGGAAGGCTATGCCATGATGCAAGGAATGCAGGTGGACAAGATGTTCGTAGAACGTGGTGTCTCAGGCTCTACGCTCATGCAAGCGCGTCCCCAGGGAGCAAAGCTGCTCAGCATTCTGAAGCCCGGCGACGTGGTTATCACGCCGAAATTGGACCGCATGTTCCGGTCGGCACTGGACGCGCTGGATGTACTCGCGAAGCTGAAGGATGCCGGTGTCTCACTTCACATGATCGACTTGGGTGGTGATGTGACCGGTAACGGCATCAGCAAGCTCGTCTTCACAATCTTGAGTGCTGTTGCTGAGGCCGAGCGTGACCGTATCCGTGAACGCATCCGCGATGTGAAGGCAGACCAGAAGAAACGCAACCGCTACCTGGGTGGGACAGTACCCTTCGGCTGGGCGCTTGGTGATGATGGAGAGCTAGTGAAGGATGACGCCCAACAAGCTGCTATCCGACGCATGAAGGCATTACACATAAAGGGTGAGTCTCTACGGGCGATCTCTGCTGCGCTTGCTGATGACGGCTTCACTGTCTCACACGCAGGAGTAAAGAACATCCTTGACGCTGGTGGAGAGCTAGCAACAGCGAAGCGACGCTGA
- a CDS encoding AAA family ATPase gives MSDHTPDAASPAPFQLQIISPFSTFQDDGSAAPTEFIVDGLLTAGGLSVIGAKPKVGKSSLSRHLAVCVASGTPFLGRDTTQGEVMLISLEDPRSHVDNCLGALGYNPREHSSIHIVERVSHDRQETVQAIRAELIKRPDVKLVIVDHLAPFLNIVDLSEYMPTLRGITLLRDLARDFPKVHILCLAHAKKVRCDDPFDTILGSTALRGAPDTNIVLMNERGHRVIVSETRVGRAIPATILDTRMVVSAGSDVAQGYSLGAGFDQWNTDRNDRAEKKQANVYTRRVVDYLVDCDKRTASHRDVVKHVTGKTERIVEAINSLEAEEIVTASGTPRQLRLNLDEDALKLFRLGK, from the coding sequence ATGTCAGATCACACCCCCGACGCTGCGTCGCCAGCGCCCTTCCAGCTTCAAATCATTTCCCCTTTCAGTACGTTTCAAGATGATGGTTCCGCCGCTCCGACAGAGTTCATCGTTGATGGACTCCTCACCGCAGGCGGGCTGTCAGTCATCGGTGCCAAGCCCAAGGTTGGGAAGTCATCGTTGTCGCGGCACCTTGCAGTATGTGTCGCATCCGGCACGCCGTTTCTAGGGCGGGACACCACGCAGGGCGAAGTGATGCTCATTTCGTTAGAGGACCCAAGATCGCACGTCGATAACTGCCTGGGCGCTCTCGGCTATAACCCTCGTGAGCACTCGTCCATTCATATCGTCGAGCGTGTTTCACATGATCGGCAGGAAACGGTTCAGGCTATTCGCGCTGAATTGATAAAGAGGCCCGATGTGAAGCTCGTCATCGTGGACCACCTCGCTCCGTTCCTGAACATCGTTGATCTAAGCGAGTACATGCCTACGCTTCGAGGTATCACCCTTCTCCGCGATCTCGCCAGAGACTTTCCGAAGGTTCATATCCTTTGCTTGGCGCACGCAAAGAAGGTGCGATGCGATGATCCCTTCGACACGATTCTAGGCTCAACCGCGTTGAGGGGTGCGCCCGACACTAACATCGTGTTGATGAACGAGCGAGGCCATCGTGTGATCGTCAGTGAGACAAGGGTAGGGCGTGCCATTCCCGCCACGATTCTGGATACGCGAATGGTGGTTAGCGCCGGTAGCGATGTAGCTCAGGGCTATTCATTAGGCGCTGGCTTCGATCAATGGAACACAGATCGCAATGACCGAGCCGAAAAGAAGCAAGCCAACGTCTACACACGTCGAGTAGTCGATTACCTCGTCGACTGTGACAAGAGGACAGCATCCCATCGTGATGTCGTGAAGCATGTGACAGGGAAAACGGAACGCATCGTTGAGGCAATCAATTCTCTCGAAGCTGAGGAGATCGTTACTGCTTCAGGGACACCTCGGCAACTTCGGCTCAATCTTGACGAAGATGCGCTGAAGCTATTTCGGCTTGGGAAGTAG